The genomic window AATAAGTCATGTAAATCTCTGGCTATTCTTTCTCGCTCTGCGACAGTGGCTAATTGTTCTATTTGCTGCTGGCTTCGCTGCTCATTGAGCTTTTGTTCTCGGCTACGACGTTCAGCCAAGCCAAATAAAAAGTTAGGTATGCAAATAAATAGTGCCGGGGTAATAAAAAATCCGTCAGTGAGCTCAAAGCTAAATGCTGTAAGAATAATTAAGCCAATGGTCAGTAATAAACCGACAATACTTTTCGGTGTTGGATAATAGTAGCCAATAAAATAGGTAGCAAAGGCAAAAAATGTGAAGGTACCAGGGTTAAAATAAGTACCGATAAAACTTAACAATAAAATACCGATAATAGGTCGAATAGCCGTCCGCTCATCATGACGTTGACAGTTAATATAAAAATATAAAAAGCCGGTATAAATTAATAACGCCCCTGATATATTTATCACATCGAAATGTTGCCAATTAGACAATAACGGAAAAAAATAAAAAAGTGAGAAAAATAGCGGGATCCAAGTCCATAGCGCTACTTGGTTTTGGGTTAAACTTGGTGCAATAAAAGTACGAGTGTTCATGTTTAGTTCCAATAATTCTTATGATATTAAAGATTAAGGCGTAATATTTATATCATAATTAGTTAAAAACTACAGAGCTTCTCGAAAATTTTAAGAAAAGCGCTGTTGAATTATAAAGGGAAAATCAGCTGTTTTTTTGCAGTAAATTTTTAGCCCAACCATAATTTGGTGATATTTCTACGGCTTTAGCCCAATCAGCCAGAGCTTCGCCCTTATTACCTAACTCCAATTGTGTTAACCCGCGCCATGTGTAAGCTTCTGCAAATCCCCAGTGATACTCAGAATATCGGTCATTATTAAATTCTTTAATCGCATGTGATAAGTCAATTAATGCTTGATGCTTACTACCACCAAACATTGCTGGTGTATTATATTTACTGACACCTTTAATAAGTAATACGCGTGGATTATTAGGTGAAATTTTCTCTGCTGTCGTTAATGCTGTTTGTGCTTTTGGACCTAATTCACTACCGCTCATTGGTTGAAAAGCAATACGCAAGCCGTAAACCTGTGCTAATAAAGCCCAGCTTTCATTGTCTTGTTTGTCAATTTTTACCAGTTTAATTAATTGCTCAGTGGCTAGCGTTAACGCGTTAGTAGCCTTGTCTTGCTGTTGAACAAAGCTGTAATTTAATCCTAAACGATAATTTGCTAGCGCTTGGTCATAACCCTGGCTATTTTCTTTAATAGAGATTAATTGGGTTAAGTTTAATTCCATTGAGGCATTTTCAATAGCGGTAATGGTTTGCTGATCTGCTTGCACTTGAGTACTGAGTATTAATGAAGTACTCAATACCCATTTAAGTAATGTTGTTTTCATGATGTTCTCGCTTATATTTTATTTAAAGTAAAAGGGCGTTTTGCGGGTCCCCTCTTGGCGAAAACAAGTATTTCAAACATCTCGCCTCAGTATCAGGGAACTTTGTCATGAGTTAACATGACAAATGTCATTATTCGTTTTGGTATTAACTGTTTTGGTATTAATTGTTTCGGTATTCACTGTTTCGGTATATAATGCGACCGCGAATTTAATGAGGGTAAGTTATGAGAATATGTGGTGTTGAATTAAAAGGTAATGATGCAATTATTTGTATTATGTCACGTGAAAACGGTTTGTATGATATTCCGCAAACACGCGTGCAAAAAATATCTTTAGTAGATGCAGGTGATTCCGAAGCAGTACAACACTTCCAATTTACCTTTGCTAAATTGATGGAAGACTATCACGTTGATAAAGTTGTTATCCGTGGTCGTGCTTTAAAAGGTAAATTTTCTGGTGGACCGATCGGCTTTAAATTAGAAGCGTGTATTCAACTTATAAAAGAACTACAAGTAGAAATTATTGCGGGTAGTTTTGTTAAGAAAACCCTGGTAAGAAGTCAAATAGATATTGATTTTCGTGATACCGGCTTGAAGCAATATCAAGAGCCTGCCTTTGATACCGTTTTTGCTTTTTTTGAAAGTGACCCTTACATGAAGTAAGTGTTTCTTTTAGTTGAAGCTGATAAAAACCCCACTAAGTTTTCACTTACTGGGGTTTTTACGTTTACGACGAACAGTATGATGTGATGCTAACAGCCTGATTAATATCCTCCAAATGTGCTAACAGATAAAATGATAAGAAACGTTATCAGTCACTTTTGTTAATAACCGTTAATAACGCCGCAATAAGCTCATGGGTGCTAGATTTAATAGCGGCAGAATTTTTTTTCTTAATATTGGACTCTAAGCTCATTGCGACTCGTGTTATGTTGTTATAACCAAACATTTGTGCGGCTCCAGCTAGTTTATGTGCTTGTTTAGCAAGTGCATCATTATCATTCGTTTGGTTCAACAATATGAAGTTTTTATGTTCTGCAATTAAACCCACTTCAAATTTAGCAACCAAATCAGATATATCAATGTTGCTATTAGTTAGCGAGCTATTGTCTTCGTGGTTGGTATTGATCGGCTGTTCAAAATACTTAGCGATGGTATTGATAAAGTTTTGTCGCTCAAAAGGCTTAGCTTGAAATCCATTAAATCCTAGCGCTAAATATTGTTCTAGATCTTTGGCTAAGGTATTTGCCGTTAATGCAATAATCGGTACTTCACAAGATCTAGCTCTTAGAATTTTTATCGCTTCTATACCATCCATTTTTGGCATCTGAATATCAAGTAAGATTAAATCAGGTTTATTTTTAAAGTAAGACGCTATTACTTCGTAGCCGTTTGTCGCAGTATAAACCTCAAAACCTAGTCCGGTCAGTAGCCTGCTCATTAAATGCCTATTATCATCATGGTCTTCAGCCAATAAAATAGCGCCACTGAAGGTCTTCTTTGTTACTTCGAATTCTTTTACAATCTCAGTTGAACTGGTGGGAGTAAAGGGTAATATCAAGGTAAAAATACTGCCTTGACCTATCTCACTTTCAACATCGATTATTCCCCCCATGAAGTCAGCTAATTTTTCAGATAAATTTAACCCTAAACCTGAGCCACCAAAGCGCCGACTAATGCTGGTATCTGCTTGTGTAAAGGCGTCAAACACTCTTCTTAATTGTTCATCACTGATACCTATGCCTGTATCACGTATTTTGAAGGTTAATTCGTTGATATGATTATAATGCTGCGCGTATATTTCAATAGCAACATCCCCTTTTTCAGTGAACTTAATGGCATTTGAACAAAGGTTAATAAGAATTTGCTTTAAACGAAAGCCATCAATATTGATCATAAAAGGGGAGGGCAAAGTATGGTGTATGGTGAAATTTAAGCCCTTAGATTTAGCTTGTTCTGAGAAAATATTTTTAATGTCGACAAGTATTTGTATGAGATCTAAGGCCGTTATTTCTAATTCAAATTTATTTGCCTCTATTTTGCTTAAATCTAGGGTATCATTCAATAAGCTCAACAAATGCAAGCTATTATTATATATGACTTTTATGCTATCAGTACTGTTATCAATATCACCATGTAATATCGCTTCAGTTTGGCCAATAATAGAGGTTAAAGGTGTTCTTATCTCATGGCTCATATTCGCTAAGAATTGAGATTTAACTTCATTCGCTTTAATAACCTTTTTCGATTCTTGTTTGATTGAAGCCGTTTGTGTGGAAACTTGATGCTCTAATTGCTTAATAAGGTCACGTTCAAAAATTGCTTTTTTTTGATGAGCCCTAATAAAAAAGACTAATATGAGCAAAGATGAGATGAAATATAAGGTATATGCCCACCAAGAGTTCCAGAACGGTGGTAGCACGGTTATTTTAAGTGAAACACCTTCTTCATTCCAAATACCATCAGGGTTGCTTGCTTTTACTCTTAGTAAGTATTCACCACCAGATAGATTTGTGTACGTTGCTCGGCGATTTTTATAATCGGTCATTATCCAATGGTCATCAAAACCTTCAAGCTTATATGCATATTGATTTTTTTTCGGGGCAGAAAAATGTAAAGCACTAAACTCAAACGCCACTAAATTTTCTTTGTGGCTTAAAGTGATTGCTGATGTTGCATGGATCCCTTTCTCCAAAAAAAATGTATCATCTTCAGGTTTTGCCTTATTTTTATCGTGTGCTTTATTGGCATCGATAGCGACTGATTGATTCAACAACAGCATTTCGGTGAAAACGACCACAGGTTTATTGTTATCCTGAATTAGCGTATTAGGAAAAAATCGATTAAAACCATTAATGCCGCCAAAAAACAATTCGCCACTGTCACTTTTATAAGAAGCGCCAGCATTAAATTCATTACTTTGTAAGCCATCGGCAACATCATAATTTTTAAACGTTTTAGACTTGGGGTTAAATTGAGATAAGCCTTGATTGGTACTTATCCATAAATACCCTTGCTCATCAATCTCTATTGCATAAATGGTGCTATCAGGTAATCCATCCTCTTCGGTAAAACGTACAAACGCCCCCGACTTCATATCCATAAGGTTTAAACCATTCATGGTGCCTACCCAAAGGTTACCCTCGTCATCTAAAGCTATTGAGCTAATATAATTATGACTTAAACTGCTTGATTGAGTCATATCATGACGATAATGAGTAAATACTTCAGTCTTCGGATTGAAATAATTAAGGCCCTCAGCAGTAGCCACCCAAAGATTTTTTTGGTTATCTTCAGTTATTGCTAAAACATGGTTATGGCTCAAACTGTTTAACTTCACTTCACTATGCTGATAGGTCCTGAATTTTGCAGTTTTAGGGAGAAAATAATCTAGACCATTAGTAGTACCTATCCAAAGGTTATTTTGGCTGTCTTCAGTTATCGCTTGGATACCTCTGCTACCTAAACTGTCTGAATCATCCAAGTTATGCCAATAATTACTGAATATTTCCGTTTTGAGGGTGAATTTATTTAATCCACTCCTAGTGCTAAACCAAATATTGCCTTGGTGATCTTTAGTTATTGCGTTAACCCCGTTATTACTTATATTTTCTGGGTTAGTTTTATTTATACTATAATGCTCAAACTGCTGAGTTTTTTTATTAAAGCGATTAATACCTTCTGAATCAACCCCCACCCAAAGGTTGCCTTGCGGGTCTTCAACGATCGCAGCAACCCAATTACTACTTAAGCTCACGGGGGTAAGGGTATCTCGACGGTAATGTCCAAACTGTTCTATTTTTGGATTGAAGCGGCTAAGACCCGCTTTGTTAGTCCCTGACCAAATATTACCTTCTCTGTCCTCTAAAATAGCCATAACACCACCAGAGCCTAAGCTATTTATATTAGCCTCTTCATGACGGTAATAGGTGAAAGCCTCAGTTTCAAGGTTTAGTCTATTCAATCCTAAACTTGTCCCAATCCAAAGGTTGCCGTTTTTATCAGCCGCTAACGTGAAAACTATTCCATCGCTTAAACTATTAGCATTATTAGCCTCATGGCGGTAATGAGTAAATTGCTCAGTTTCCAGACTAAATCGATTTAAGCCGTTTTCAGTAATCATCCAAAGATTATTTTGTCTATCGGTAATTATTGACCAAACTGGTCCTTGAGTTATGCTATTGGGGTCGTTAGCATTGTGAAAGTAATGAGTAAATTGCTCGGTTTTTGCATTAAAGCGACTAAGACCAGCATGAGTGCCAACCCAAATTTCGCCGTTATTATCCTCTAATATTGCCCAGACATTATTATGGCTTAAACTCTTTGGATTATTTATATTATATTTATAATGAGTAAACCGCCCTGTTTTTGGATCAAAACGATTAAGTCCGCCCCGAGTACCTATCCAGATATTGCCTAAGCGGTCTTGAGTTATTGCATTGACAACATCATGGCTTAAGCTATTTGGCTTCTTAGCATTGTGACGAAAGTGGCTAAACTGTTCAGTTCTCGGATTAAAGTGGTTAAGTCCAAATTCTGTACCTATCCAGAGGTTAGCACTTTTATCTTCAAATATAGTTCGAATCACATTGCCTGTTAGTGAGTTCTGATTTTTACCACTATGCTTAAATACTTTAAACGTATAGCCGTCATAACGTGCTAACCCGTTGGAAGTCCCTGCCCATATGAAGCCTTGTCTGTCTTGTAGTATTTGATTTACATCACTTTGTGGTAGGCCATCTTCAATAGATAGACGCTCAAACCGAGTTGATTGCACTGCAGCGAATGAAACGCAGGAAGGAAAAAGTATCAGCAAAAATAAAAACAGCGAAGGCTTTATTTTACGGTTATTGAAAATAATACTCATTTTTACAAAACCTTTCAATATGAGTAATACAGCAGATTTTAACTTCATAATGGGGGTTAACTTTAGTGAGCTATATGGCGTTGAAAGAATATTATTATTACATTATTCGATTATAAACAATACAAATAAACTTTTATTAAAAATTTTTAAAACTGGACGTTATCCCGTTAAAGACAACAGCAGTGGGAATGGGATCAGGATGGGAATAAAAGCACTTAGGTTTTTTTTAGCAACTATAAAGCGCTATCTCAGTTAATATCATTTTCAATTATAAATCATCATGCTGAGACTCATATAAATCTAGTATCAGCATGATGGAGTCTTAAATAACGAATATTAATAATATTAGCGTTAACGTTATTTAGTTGTCGTTAAACCACGACGGTCAAGCAAAGGTTGAACTTTAGGGTCTTGGCCTCTAAAACGACGGTACATTATGGTGGGATCTTCACTACCACCGGGCTCTAAGATATGCTTACGGTATAAATCTGCAGTTTTCTCATCGAATATGCCATTTTCTTTAAACGCTAACCAAGTATCTGCATCATAGATATTTGACCAAATGTAGCCGTAATAACCTGATGAATAACCGCCAGAGAATATATGGGAAAAGTAACCTGTTCTATAACGAGGTGATATCTCTTTGATTAAGCCAATTTCTGATAAGACCTTTTTCTCAAATACGGCAGCATCTTGCAGCTCTGCTGTTTCTAAAGAATGCCAACTCATGTCAAGTAAAGCTGCACCAAGGTATTCAGTGGTACCAAAACCTTGATTAAATTTACCTGAAGCTTGAATTTTATCAACTAATGCCATTGGAATAACTTCACCTGTTTTATAGTGCTTAGCAAAGTTTGCTAATACTTCTGGTTCAGTCATCCAATTTTCCATGACTTGTGAAGGATATTCAACATAGTCACGTGGTAAAGCAGTACCTGTTTGTGAGCGGTAATAACCGTTAGACAACAAGCCCTGAATTGCATGACCGAATTCATGAAATAAGGTCGATGCTTGATCAAAAGTTAATAATGTTGGCGTATCACCGACCGGGCGTGGATAATTTAATACGTTGTAGATAATAGGGGTAACTTCTTCACCATACATACGATGTTGTTTACGGAAGTTGCTCATCCAAGCACCACCACGTTTACTTTCGCGCACGTAATGGTCAGTCATATAAATACCAACATAGCTGCCGTCTTTATCAAAGACTTCAAAGGTACGTACATCTTCATGGTATTTAGGTAAGTCGTTGCGTTCTTTGAAGGTTACGCCCCATAATTTCTCTGCGGTGAAAAAGATTCCCTGTAAAGTACCTTCTAGCGAGAAATAGGGTTTAGTTTCTGCTGCATCTATATCGTAGCGAGCTTTACGAATTTTCTCAGCGTAGTACCACCAATCCCAGGCTTCTATTTCAATTTTAGTGCCTTGTGAGTTAGCCAGCTTTTGCATATCAGCTGACTCTTCTTTTGCTCTTGCTAAAGCGGCTGGCCATACTTGATTTAATAAACCAAATACGTTTTCAGGTGTTTTAGCCGTCGCATTTTCAAGGACAAAATGTGCGTGAGTTTTATAACCTAATAACTGTGCTTTTTGGTAACGTAAGCTGGCTGTTTCTGCAGCAATACTCTTGTTATCAAACTCATCGTCATTGTTACCGCGCATGGTGTAACCTTTATATAAGGTTTCCCGTAATTTACGGTTAGTTGCATAGGTTAAAAAGGGATTTTTGCTAGGACGATGAGTGGTGAATACCCATTTACCCTCATGGCCTCTGTCGCTTGCCGTAACAGCTGCGGCGGCAATAATATCGTCAGGTAAACCGTTTAAATCAGCCTTGTTATCAATAACCATTTCAAAGCTGTTCGTTTCGTGTAATAAATTTTCGCCAAATTTTAAGCTTAATTCACTCAATTGGGTATTAAATTGGCGTAATTTTACTTTGTCAGCATCTGATAAATTAGCACCACCACGGACAAAACCTTTGTAGGTTTTTTCAAGTAAGGTTAATTCGTTTACTTGTAAATTCAGTTGATCTTTTTTGTCATAAACCGTTTTTACCCGAGCAAATAATTTTGCATTAAGATTAATGTCGTCATTTAGCGCTGATAATTGTGGTGATACTGCTTTGGCAATATTGCGCATTTCTTCGTCAGACATTGAACCGGTTAAACCGTAAAATACATTACTGACGCGGTTAAGAAAATCACCTGACTTTTCCATCGCTTCAATGGTATTTGCAAATGTTGCTGTGTTAGTAGCATTGGCGATAGTGGAAATTTCTATTTTATTTTCACTAATAGCTTGCTCAAATGCGGGTAAGTAATCACTTTTTCTAATTTGATCAAAAGGGGGAATGCCGTGTGGCGTAGTAAATGCACTGAACAATGGATTTATATGTTCAGCTTTTTTAATTATTTGCTGACTTTCTTTGATTTGATTCTTGTTATCGTCGTACAACTGACAACTGGCTAATGTGATAGCAATAGCAAGTGGGGCGAGTAAGCGCTTTTTCATAAATGACCTTTATTAAATGTTAGACAATTAAATGATTTTGTTAATATCGTATAGACAAAGCTAATGAATTTATTCTATGTTGCACTCGGCCAAGCTACAAGACGCAGCACGTTTAAAAACGGTGAATAACCGGTTAAAAAAGCTAAATTGTTAAGTTGTCAGCTTTTACCTTGATTATTTTTGTAAAATACAGAATAAGATAAGTAGGCTTTAGCGGAAATAAAAATCCCATGCGAGCACGGGATTACATAAGAGCAATATATAGCTGAGCTTAATCAGGAATATAATCAAGTACTAAGCTATTTTCAGTCGAATTGTAGTGAATTATTCGCTGGTAGTTGGGCGAGATATAACTGTCAACAGAACCGGCAGTATATCCGACGGTAAATAAGGCTTGTTGGTTTTCATCATATTTACTGAGAATAAAAAAGCCACTACTATCGAAACGATAGAAATAACTATTATTAGCCGAGTCAATGGCTACGTTAACCGTTCGTATACTCGCTCGCAAAACGCCTTGGTCAGTAAAATTTGTACCATCAAAAGTTGTCCACTCTGAAGTGGTGCTTGCTGTATAAAGATCTGCACCGCGACTACTGGTGACTATATTTGATAAAACGCCACTATAAGCGCTGTTAATATTTTCATTACTGGCAATTTGTTGAACACTTTCAGCAGTAAAGGCATTGTACGCTAAGGTATATTGTATTAATGCTGAAGTGTTAGCGTTATAAGCTATAACATGATTGCTTGCCGGTACGTCATAGATGATGGATGAGTTGAAGATATTATCTCTATCCCAAAACTGCACCGCTAAGGCTAAGTTTGCATATTCTAACGCTTGACTGATAACAATGGCTTTACCGGCAACTATCGCGATAGTTTTAGGCCTAAATTGTAGATCTATGTCAGCATCCGGCAGTAAATTAATACTGAAATCGTTAAGGTTTATTTGATAATGATTAATACGCGTTTGTGGCTGCCCATTTTCATCGTTGTAGTTTTCACTATTTGAAGCTAACAGGAGTGAGCCATCCGGATGAATAACCAAGTCGGTTAAATCAACACCGCCAAGCGGTGAATTAATCGTTGTTATTGCAGCGCCAGTAATAATATTAAACACTTTTATCACATCACCTTGGCCGATATAAATATTAGGACGAAGCGGGTCTAATACGACAGCTGAGGTATTAGGTGTAATATCAGAGATAACAATTTCACTGATGCTTGTTGTGTCAAAATCGCCCTTTTCAAAGCTGACTTTTATTGTACCTTTGATGCTTTCAGAACTATTGACCGGTGCTAAGGTGATTTCGCCATAGTACAAACCATTAGTCGTTATTTTACTTGGATCGGCGTCGATCGCTAGGGTATTATTAACGGTATCAGCCGTTAACGTTAACCAATTAACATTACTTTGTGCTTGCCAAGCTACCGCACTGGATTTATTGGTGACAATATCTACCGTATGACTGAGCGTTGACTTGTCCGCTTGTGAAGTAAAGGTTAGTGCTGAAGCGTTACTGAATAACCTTATTTCATCAACCGCTAACTCAACCACTACTTGTACATTGATACCCGTCTCTGGGTCGGTAATAGTAATGATACCGGTAAATAAACCCCAACCGATGATCTCATTTGAGTCAATTGAAATAACAAGCGTTTTACTCTCTTGCGTTGTTGTTTGAGTCAAAGATAACCATGAAACATCTGTTGTTGCTTGCCATGAATCACTCACGCCTGAAATAGTCAATTCCTGGCTAGCAACGCTGGCATTGCCTAAGGTAGTATTAAAGGACAACTGAGATGCAGACACATCAAACTGCGCTAAAGTTACCATTTCTATTTGAGTACTATTTACCGCGTTCACTAACAAGCGTTTATTATCAGATGAAATATCAATGCTGGTCGGCTGTTGTCCCTGAGTTTCAATGGTAGCTGTCAGTGCTGATGCTTGGTTGTAAACATTCACAACGAAGCCGCTAGCGGGAACAAAACGCAGATAATGGGCAAAATTGTTATTCGACTTTTCAACAAATAACGTCGTTGCACCCTCTGCTTGGCTGAGTAATCCCATATCGGTAAAAGCGGTGCCATCAAAGCTAATGTGTTCACTTGTTGGGCTAATAAGATAAAGCGCCGTTTCGTTATCATTAACGACAAAGCTTGAAATACTATCGGCTTCAGCTAACCGTTCTGGTTTATATTCATGGGTTAAGGTCGTAATGATTTTATCTTGACTAAAGTCATTAATTTTTGCGTTATAGCGATTTAAGGTTGCTGTTTGAAAGTCTAGTGCATATAAAGCTTCTGTTTCACTGGCTTGGTCAATGGTTGCCGTGAAAAAGATATTCTCACGATCCCAAAATAAGCGTTGTAACTCTTCATCTGCATATTCAAGTGTTTGCGTGACAATAAAGTATCGGCCTGAAAATTGTACGTAACGGCTAGGTTCAAACTCTATGGTTGGTGATGCAATTTCAGTAAAACTATAATCGCTTAAATTGATATTATAACGATGAACAACTTCAGTGGTGGTCTCGTCTTCATTGATAACAACTTCAAGCGCTTTTGCTAATAATTTACTACCGTCAGGATGAACAATAAATTGCTCAAGTAGGGTGTTATCAGGAGCGATAGCGATGGTTGCAATTAATTCACCACTATATTGTTGATAAACAAGTAAGTTGTTTTCTGAGCCAACATAAAAGTAGGGCATGTTAGGTGCTGCTATCACGGTATCGATATTTGCGGCTATGTCCGTGATAACTTTAGTTTCTGTTTGCTCAGTACTTTGAAATAATGATACCGGTAGAACATGCCCAATAACAACTTCATTTTCAATGGCATTGAGGGTTATTTCAGTTTGACTTATCGCCGCTACCGGCATGGCATTAACATCAACAGCAACCTTAAGAAAGTCATTGTCGAGTTTTGTTAAGGTTAACCAGGTTGAGGCAGAACTTGCTTGCCAATTTATTTCAGCGCTGCTGTTGGTACTGACTTTTATGATTTGCTCAAGCACTGAAATATTCGCGGTTGACGTAAAAGCTAAGCTGGCTTGGTTGGCATATAAATACTGATTATCTAAACCAACTTCTACAGGGATAAGCTTAGTATCACCCGTTGTTGTTTCGGTGAGTATAATATTTCCGCTTGCTAACTGTGCGGCAGTAAAACTGCTAATATTGGGGGTAACGGTGACCGTTGCATCACCTGAACCTGAAGATATGTCAAAAGTTATCCAGTCAATATCACTGCTTAACTGCCAGTTATTACTCTCACTGGTGATAGCGATTGTTTGGCTAGGAATGCTGACATCACCAAAGGTGCCACGAAAACTGACCAGCTCAGTATCTATATTTGCTTGCCAAATAAGTAATGAAACGTTGATGTCATGATGCACTAAGGTTGCGCCATTATCAGAGAGTTCGCCCGTTGAAAAACGCAACTTTGTCACGTATTCACCTATATTAATTTGGTCTGCTTGGGTTAAATCAATATGAACAGTGGCAGAATTACTGGTTAGGTTTTCAGTTCTAAAGGCTAGCCAGCCCACGGGTTGGGAGTCAGGGGCATAACCCACTAATAAACCGTCGCCAGCAAAAGTAACATTAACGGTTATTGAATCGTCAAACTCAGTAATTATCTCATTGCTAAAGCTAATCGTTGAAACATCAGCGTTAATGGCGTAATTTTTTGATTTATCATTAGAACCACCACAGGCAGAAAGCAATAATGTCATACAAAAAATGGTGAACATTTGACTGAGGTTCTTAAAACATACCTTCATACAGATCCCTGTTTTATTTTGCTGTTTATCTGCAAACTTTACGCTTACTTTTATAACAACTTATTCTGCGTGATTATTCACTCAAAGTAAAAACTTATTATTTATCTAAAATTTAAATAATTGAACACTATAATTATCCGTTAATTTAAAGGTAAAATAAGCGGTAAAACGTCTTTAAAGGTGATGAATCATTGAACAAAGCTATCTTACATTGTTCGGTAGGTATCCTCTCTCGTCGCGAGCATTCTTATGAAGAGTTAATGCAAAAGCTCAAATTTCGTCAACACAGCGAAGATGAAATTACGCCAGTCCTTGAATTTCTAATTAAAAAAAAATATTTGAGTGACCAACGTTTTGCCGAATCTTTGTTTGGTAGCCGCCTTAATAAAGGTTATGGTTGG from Colwellia sp. PAMC 20917 includes these protein-coding regions:
- a CDS encoding tetratricopeptide repeat protein, whose translation is MKTTLLKWVLSTSLILSTQVQADQQTITAIENASMELNLTQLISIKENSQGYDQALANYRLGLNYSFVQQQDKATNALTLATEQLIKLVKIDKQDNESWALLAQVYGLRIAFQPMSGSELGPKAQTALTTAEKISPNNPRVLLIKGVSKYNTPAMFGGSKHQALIDLSHAIKEFNNDRYSEYHWGFAEAYTWRGLTQLELGNKGEALADWAKAVEISPNYGWAKNLLQKNS
- a CDS encoding DUF3010 family protein; protein product: MRICGVELKGNDAIICIMSRENGLYDIPQTRVQKISLVDAGDSEAVQHFQFTFAKLMEDYHVDKVVIRGRALKGKFSGGPIGFKLEACIQLIKELQVEIIAGSFVKKTLVRSQIDIDFRDTGLKQYQEPAFDTVFAFFESDPYMK
- a CDS encoding sensor histidine kinase, with translation MNTRTFIAPSLTQNQVALWTWIPLFFSLFYFFPLLSNWQHFDVINISGALLIYTGFLYFYINCQRHDERTAIRPIIGILLLSFIGTYFNPGTFTFFAFATYFIGYYYPTPKSIVGLLLTIGLIILTAFSFELTDGFFITPALFICIPNFLFGLAERRSREQKLNEQRSQQQIEQLATVAERERIARDLHDLLGHTLSSIALKAELAEKLAKAGHVEKSIDEISQVAKITRETLSEVRQAVSGYKAKDPQVEVDKIVARLADKNFTVVQEVSLKHLTAKAESSLLLILREAITNILRHSNGNHVLIKTQQTEDTLLLTIFDNGSHFLKTNKKPLFSNGLKGIIERVSELKGKFSLNIQQGFELSIHLPNGVFISEK
- a CDS encoding M3 family metallopeptidase — protein: MKKRLLAPLAIAITLASCQLYDDNKNQIKESQQIIKKAEHINPLFSAFTTPHGIPPFDQIRKSDYLPAFEQAISENKIEISTIANATNTATFANTIEAMEKSGDFLNRVSNVFYGLTGSMSDEEMRNIAKAVSPQLSALNDDINLNAKLFARVKTVYDKKDQLNLQVNELTLLEKTYKGFVRGGANLSDADKVKLRQFNTQLSELSLKFGENLLHETNSFEMVIDNKADLNGLPDDIIAAAAVTASDRGHEGKWVFTTHRPSKNPFLTYATNRKLRETLYKGYTMRGNNDDEFDNKSIAAETASLRYQKAQLLGYKTHAHFVLENATAKTPENVFGLLNQVWPAALARAKEESADMQKLANSQGTKIEIEAWDWWYYAEKIRKARYDIDAAETKPYFSLEGTLQGIFFTAEKLWGVTFKERNDLPKYHEDVRTFEVFDKDGSYVGIYMTDHYVRESKRGGAWMSNFRKQHRMYGEEVTPIIYNVLNYPRPVGDTPTLLTFDQASTLFHEFGHAIQGLLSNGYYRSQTGTALPRDYVEYPSQVMENWMTEPEVLANFAKHYKTGEVIPMALVDKIQASGKFNQGFGTTEYLGAALLDMSWHSLETAELQDAAVFEKKVLSEIGLIKEISPRYRTGYFSHIFSGGYSSGYYGYIWSNIYDADTWLAFKENGIFDEKTADLYRKHILEPGGSEDPTIMYRRFRGQDPKVQPLLDRRGLTTTK
- a CDS encoding hybrid sensor histidine kinase/response regulator, with product MKLKSAVLLILKGFVKMSIIFNNRKIKPSLFLFLLILFPSCVSFAAVQSTRFERLSIEDGLPQSDVNQILQDRQGFIWAGTSNGLARYDGYTFKVFKHSGKNQNSLTGNVIRTIFEDKSANLWIGTEFGLNHFNPRTEQFSHFRHNAKKPNSLSHDVVNAITQDRLGNIWIGTRGGLNRFDPKTGRFTHYKYNINNPKSLSHNNVWAILEDNNGEIWVGTHAGLSRFNAKTEQFTHYFHNANDPNSITQGPVWSIITDRQNNLWMITENGLNRFSLETEQFTHYRHEANNANSLSDGIVFTLAADKNGNLWIGTSLGLNRLNLETEAFTYYRHEEANINSLGSGGVMAILEDREGNIWSGTNKAGLSRFNPKIEQFGHYRRDTLTPVSLSSNWVAAIVEDPQGNLWVGVDSEGINRFNKKTQQFEHYSINKTNPENISNNGVNAITKDHQGNIWFSTRSGLNKFTLKTEIFSNYWHNLDDSDSLGSRGIQAITEDSQNNLWIGTTNGLDYFLPKTAKFRTYQHSEVKLNSLSHNHVLAITEDNQKNLWVATAEGLNYFNPKTEVFTHYRHDMTQSSSLSHNYISSIALDDEGNLWVGTMNGLNLMDMKSGAFVRFTEEDGLPDSTIYAIEIDEQGYLWISTNQGLSQFNPKSKTFKNYDVADGLQSNEFNAGASYKSDSGELFFGGINGFNRFFPNTLIQDNNKPVVVFTEMLLLNQSVAIDANKAHDKNKAKPEDDTFFLEKGIHATSAITLSHKENLVAFEFSALHFSAPKKNQYAYKLEGFDDHWIMTDYKNRRATYTNLSGGEYLLRVKASNPDGIWNEEGVSLKITVLPPFWNSWWAYTLYFISSLLILVFFIRAHQKKAIFERDLIKQLEHQVSTQTASIKQESKKVIKANEVKSQFLANMSHEIRTPLTSIIGQTEAILHGDIDNSTDSIKVIYNNSLHLLSLLNDTLDLSKIEANKFELEITALDLIQILVDIKNIFSEQAKSKGLNFTIHHTLPSPFMINIDGFRLKQILINLCSNAIKFTEKGDVAIEIYAQHYNHINELTFKIRDTGIGISDEQLRRVFDAFTQADTSISRRFGGSGLGLNLSEKLADFMGGIIDVESEIGQGSIFTLILPFTPTSSTEIVKEFEVTKKTFSGAILLAEDHDDNRHLMSRLLTGLGFEVYTATNGYEVIASYFKNKPDLILLDIQMPKMDGIEAIKILRARSCEVPIIALTANTLAKDLEQYLALGFNGFQAKPFERQNFINTIAKYFEQPINTNHEDNSSLTNSNIDISDLVAKFEVGLIAEHKNFILLNQTNDNDALAKQAHKLAGAAQMFGYNNITRVAMSLESNIKKKNSAAIKSSTHELIAALLTVINKSD